Genomic segment of Actinomycetota bacterium:
TGGAAGCGACCGCGATCGTCGCGGACGAGGCCGCCCGCTTCCGCGCCTGGCTCCAGGCTGTCCGGGTCGAACCGACCATCCGGGCGCTACGCCAGCGGGCGGAGTACGTGCGCACCGGCGAGCTCGGACGGCTGTCCAGCCGGCTCGCGGGTCTCGACGACCGCCAGCGTGAGGCGGTGGAGGCGTTGACCCACGGCATCGTCAACACGTTGCTGCACGATCCCACCGTCCGCTTGAAGGCGCTCGCTGATCGAGGCGGTGCCGAGCACTACGCGATCGCGTTGCGCGACCTGTTCGACCTCGACGAGTAGCGCGCGGATGTGGCGCATCGCGACACGTCGCAGCGCCCTCGCCCGCGCCCAGTCGCAGCAGGTCGCGGATGCGCTGGCCGCCGCCACCGGTCGACCCGCCGAGCTCGTGCCGCTGTCCACCACCGGCGACGATCACCCCGACCGGGCGGTGCAGGCGTTCGACGCCAAGGGGCTGTTCGTCGACGGGGTCCGCCAGGCCGTCCTCGACGCACACGCCGATTGCGCGGTGCACTCCTACAAGGACCTGCCGACCGCCACCGCACACGGCCTGGTCGTCGCGGCGGTGCCCCGACGTGAGGACCCCCGTGACCTGCTGGTCACACGCGGAGGAGAGCGGCTGTCGACGCTCCGCCGCGGCGCCACGGTCGGGACGTCCAGCGCGCGTCGGCGGGCCCAGCTGCAGCGCGCCCGCCGGGATCTCCTCGTCCAGCCACTCCGCGGCAACCTCGACACGCGCCTGCGGCGCGTCGCGGACGGCGACCTCGACGCCGTCGTGGTGGCCGTCGCGGGCGTGCGTCGCCTCGGTCCGATCCAACTCGACGTCCAGGCGGTGGCGCTCGAGCACGGCGAGTGCCTGCACGCTCCGGCGCAGGGAGCGCTGGCGATCGAGTGTCGCGACGACGACCCCGACACGCGTGCTGCGCTGGCGCTCGTCGACGACCACGACACCCGGCTGGCCGTCCGAGCGGAGCGCGCTCTGCTGGCCGCACTCGAGGGGGGGTGCACCGCCCCGATCGGGGCGCACGCCGAGCTCACCGCCGACGGACTGGAGCTGCTGGGCATGCTCGCCGACCCGACGGGGACGACGCTGCTTCGCGCCAGCCACCGCGCCGGGCGCCACGCCGGCGACGAGCTCGCCTCCGTCGTGGCCGACATGCTGCGTGCCCGTGGCGGTGATGCCGTCCTGGTGCGGCTGGCAGCCGCCCGGCGCCGCGTGCCGATGGGTGGCCCGTGACCCGCGACGGACCGCTGGCTGGCGTGTCGGTCCTGGTGACGCG
This window contains:
- the hemC gene encoding hydroxymethylbilane synthase, whose translation is MWRIATRRSALARAQSQQVADALAAATGRPAELVPLSTTGDDHPDRAVQAFDAKGLFVDGVRQAVLDAHADCAVHSYKDLPTATAHGLVVAAVPRREDPRDLLVTRGGERLSTLRRGATVGTSSARRRAQLQRARRDLLVQPLRGNLDTRLRRVADGDLDAVVVAVAGVRRLGPIQLDVQAVALEHGECLHAPAQGALAIECRDDDPDTRAALALVDDHDTRLAVRAERALLAALEGGCTAPIGAHAELTADGLELLGMLADPTGTTLLRASHRAGRHAGDELASVVADMLRARGGDAVLVRLAAARRRVPMGGP